The following are from one region of the Mycolicibacterium helvum genome:
- a CDS encoding LysR family transcriptional regulator: MNLQQLRYVVALAETQSFTKAAESAFVVQSALSQQIRKLEDELGVSLFERTTRSVSLTPAGEALLPVVHQVLAGVDKIMVDAQALSGTIGGRLTVGMMEVPTESLDVAALMATFHARYPDVSVTLRSGGSDLLIDAIRDRKLDVAIVGSNVSGAGDRLTHTELFSEPLVAVLPAAHPLAAKSSLALAQLADLPFIDFPPGYGLRHETDRGFTGVPRRVAFEVTRVDEVIQFVRKDLGVALLPESVATSRAGGDPRLALRQVVGANLHRQVNLVAPKSTVRSAACQAFVRCVEDHVKRTDR; encoded by the coding sequence ATGAACCTTCAGCAGTTGCGCTACGTCGTGGCCCTGGCCGAGACCCAGAGCTTCACCAAGGCCGCCGAGAGCGCCTTCGTCGTCCAGTCGGCTTTGAGTCAGCAGATCCGCAAGCTCGAAGACGAACTCGGCGTCTCGTTGTTCGAACGCACCACGCGATCGGTGTCGTTGACACCGGCCGGTGAGGCCTTGCTGCCGGTGGTCCATCAGGTACTGGCCGGGGTCGACAAGATCATGGTCGACGCCCAGGCACTCAGCGGCACCATCGGTGGCCGGTTGACCGTCGGGATGATGGAAGTGCCCACCGAGAGCCTGGACGTCGCCGCCCTCATGGCGACCTTCCATGCGCGCTACCCCGATGTCAGCGTGACCCTGCGCAGCGGCGGCAGCGATCTGCTGATCGACGCAATCCGCGACCGCAAGCTCGACGTCGCGATCGTCGGCTCGAACGTATCGGGCGCCGGGGATCGGCTCACCCACACCGAGTTGTTCAGTGAGCCACTCGTTGCCGTACTGCCAGCCGCTCACCCGCTTGCCGCCAAGTCGTCGCTGGCGCTCGCCCAACTGGCCGACCTTCCGTTCATCGACTTCCCACCCGGGTACGGCCTTCGTCACGAGACCGACCGGGGATTCACCGGCGTGCCGAGGCGAGTCGCATTCGAAGTCACCCGGGTCGACGAGGTGATCCAGTTCGTCCGAAAAGATCTCGGCGTCGCGTTGTTGCCCGAATCGGTGGCCACCTCCCGTGCGGGCGGCGATCCGAGACTGGCGCTACGTCAGGTGGTAGGCGCCAATCTGCATCGACAGGTCAATCTGGTCGCGCCTAAGAGTACGGTTCGCTCCGCAGCCTGCCAGGCCTTCGTCCGGTGCGTGGAAGACCATGTCAAGCGCACCGACCGGTAG
- a CDS encoding GntR family transcriptional regulator, with translation MADAEPVPIRRARADQARLVADVLRQQIHVGGYPQGLPTEAELSAEFGVSRNAIREALTTLKDEGLIDRGPKVGTQVAIRKYDHGLDALVGLKETFKSYGEVRNEVRAAMLVAAPPAVARRLDLPPGAQVLFIERLRFLGDLPLSLDKTYLAPDIGADILGRPLETNDIFALLEEVTGRRLGSASLAVEAVPADAHSAAILQVPEGAAVLLLERLTHLDDGRPVDLEYIRMRGDRITLRGNLIRELS, from the coding sequence ATGGCCGACGCCGAACCGGTGCCGATCCGCCGGGCACGGGCCGATCAGGCTCGACTGGTCGCCGATGTCCTGCGCCAGCAAATACATGTTGGCGGCTATCCGCAAGGCCTACCGACCGAGGCCGAACTGTCGGCCGAGTTCGGGGTGTCGCGCAACGCCATTCGTGAGGCGCTGACCACGCTGAAAGACGAAGGGCTCATCGACCGCGGCCCCAAAGTCGGTACCCAGGTTGCGATCCGCAAATACGACCACGGCCTGGATGCGCTCGTCGGGTTGAAAGAGACGTTCAAGAGCTACGGCGAGGTCCGCAACGAAGTGCGCGCGGCGATGTTGGTGGCCGCACCACCGGCAGTCGCACGCCGCCTCGATCTGCCGCCGGGCGCGCAGGTGTTGTTCATCGAACGGCTGCGATTTCTCGGCGATCTTCCGCTCAGTTTGGACAAGACCTACCTGGCACCCGACATCGGAGCCGACATCCTCGGACGCCCGTTGGAGACCAACGACATTTTCGCGCTGCTCGAAGAGGTGACCGGCCGACGCCTGGGATCGGCAAGCCTGGCCGTGGAGGCGGTTCCGGCCGACGCGCACTCGGCCGCCATCCTGCAGGTGCCAGAGGGTGCGGCGGTGTTGTTGTTGGAGCGACTGACCCACCTCGACGACGGCAGGCCCGTCGACCTGGAGTACATCCGCATGCGCGGGGACCGAATCACACTGCGCGGCAATCTCATCAGGGAGCTTTCATGA
- a CDS encoding 4Fe-4S dicluster domain-containing protein: MTLINQRADVPVTIDESLCIDGCTLCVDICPLDSLAINPDNGKAYMHVDECWYCGPCAARCPTGAVTVNMPYLIR, encoded by the coding sequence ATGACTTTGATCAATCAACGGGCCGACGTCCCGGTCACCATCGATGAGTCGCTGTGCATCGACGGGTGCACGCTCTGCGTGGACATCTGCCCGCTGGACTCGTTGGCCATCAACCCCGACAACGGCAAGGCCTACATGCATGTCGACGAGTGTTGGTACTGCGGTCCATGCGCAGCCCGCTGTCCCACCGGTGCCGTCACCGTCAACATGCCCTATCTCATCCGCTGA